The region CCGTGACGGGCGCAGGCGGCCACTCAATATCCGGAAAGTCACGCAGCCCCGCCGGGCATAGCGATACCGGCATAGCACTTCGGCTGCCCATATATGAGGGGCAGCCGGCCCATTCCTCGCCATCAAAAATAGGAGATCTCTTTTGCCTCGCATCGATGAAAAGCTACTTCCCATCTATGAAGATGTGCTGCGACGGAATGCGGGAGAGACCGAATTTCATCAGGCGGTCGAAGAAGTTCTCGAAAGCCTGGGTGCAGTCATCGCGAAGCACCCGGAGTATCTGGACAACGCACTGATCGAGCGAATCTGCGAACCCGAGAGGCAGATCATCTTTCGCGTTCCCTGGGTCGATGACAAGGGGCAGATTCAGATCAATCGGGGCTTTCGCGTTCAATTCAATTCCGCACTAGGTCCATATAAGGGCGGCTTGCGCTTTCATCCGTCGGTCAATGTCGGGATCATCAAGTTCCTCGGCTTTGAACAGACCTTCAAGAATGCGCTGACCGGTATGCCGATCGGCGGTGGCAAGGGCGGCTCAGACTTCAATCCGCGTGGCCGCTCGGACGGCGAGGTCATGCGGTTCTGCCAATCGTTGATGACCGAACTGTATCGACATCTGGGCGAATATACTGACGTTCCTGCCGGCGACATCGGTGTAGGCGCGCGCGAGGTCGGCTATTTGTTTGGCCAGTATAAGCGCCTCACTAACCGCTATGAAGCCGGCGTCCTGACGGGCAAGGGACTGATTTATGGCGGATCGCGAGCCCGCACCGAGGCGACAGGCTATGGCACCGTCTATTTCCTTGACCAGATGCTGAGGACGAAGAGCGAGAGCCTTGAAGGAAAGCGGGTCGTCGTCTCCGGATCGGGCAATGTCGCGATCTTCGCCATTGAGAAGGTGGACGAGTTCGGCGGCAAAGTCGTCGCTTGCTCGGACTCTTCCGGTTTCATTGTCGATGAGAGAGGGATCG is a window of Sphingobium sp. MI1205 DNA encoding:
- the gdhA gene encoding NADP-specific glutamate dehydrogenase, with product MPRIDEKLLPIYEDVLRRNAGETEFHQAVEEVLESLGAVIAKHPEYLDNALIERICEPERQIIFRVPWVDDKGQIQINRGFRVQFNSALGPYKGGLRFHPSVNVGIIKFLGFEQTFKNALTGMPIGGGKGGSDFNPRGRSDGEVMRFCQSLMTELYRHLGEYTDVPAGDIGVGAREVGYLFGQYKRLTNRYEAGVLTGKGLIYGGSRARTEATGYGTVYFLDQMLRTKSESLEGKRVVVSGSGNVAIFAIEKVDEFGGKVVACSDSSGFIVDERGIDLDLLKEIKLVRRERIAEYPRLKGTGAYFSEAGSVWEIPCDVAVPSATQNELNGNDASALIRNGILAVAEGANMPCTPEAVRMFQSEGILFGPAKAANAGGVATSALEMQQNASRDSWTFEETEARLAVIMRRIHDSCAETAEAYGAPGNYVLGANVTGFVRVAEAMQAMGVI